Proteins found in one Telopea speciosissima isolate NSW1024214 ecotype Mountain lineage unplaced genomic scaffold, Tspe_v1 Tspe_v1.0065, whole genome shotgun sequence genomic segment:
- the LOC122647489 gene encoding uncharacterized protein LOC122647489 — protein MSTSQSHHHLLRLVLSCRKITAQVTNPRTESIVAMASSSEQEFMAQYRAQLNRFPRTHSVWDARIASRVGEKLGFRLIEIGVSDVEIDLHEELSRPVHYRRMVMPLFDSVKRTGVGVSGAEKLESQ, from the coding sequence ATGTCGACGAGCCAAAGCCACCACCATCTCCTGAGATTGGTCCTTAGTTGCAGAAAAATTACTGCCCAAGTCACCAACCCTAGAACCGAATCCATTGTGGCCATGGCTTCTTCCTCCGAGCAAGAATTTATGGCCCAATACAGAGCGCAGCTGAATAGGTTCCCAAGAACTCACAGCGTCTGGGACGCAAGGATCGCTTCGAGGGTCGGcgagaaactagggtttcgtcTCATAGAGATTGGTGTTTCAGATGTAGAGATCGACCTTCACGAAGAACTCTCCAGGCCGGTCCATTACAGGAGGATGGTTATGCCCCTCTTCGATTCGGTGAAGCGGACTGGGGTTGGCGTGTCGGGGGCCGAGAAATTGGAGTCGCAGTGA
- the LOC122647495 gene encoding uncharacterized protein LOC122647495 produces MASGIAVSLSSYSLIQYQLKTCKSTSKPSYFLQNFRCECLRATKSSSQTSLCHPNNLFSTETAHPCRNCFITHKATVLCASFSQEQIPDLQALPTSQLNQLPMRKDNFFGETMITHYPNCSKNQLPIYRTVSFVKIASTHFSDSLRNHILVLEMASFLKNSLKLYLSLVLLGVSAPFPSFAIEETIRNEELPGKVNLESILIAIDDFFNRNPFFVSGVTFIWLVVIPLTQRYLKKYKFISAIDAFRKLRDSPNAQLLDIRDKRSLLYLGSPNLKILKKRAVKVQFSKGKEEDFVEEVLKNFKDPQNTTLCILDNFDGNSMEVAELLFKNGFKEAYAIKGGLRGKDGWQEIQETLLPPAVHVFPKKKGDSSQQLEVNGGLKRQTVENGQEPSSPTVHTRGIKMEATGQIKTTGSYPQTNLDSGRPLSPYPNYPDMKPPSSPTPSKPSS; encoded by the exons ATGGCGTCTGGTATTGCAGTTAGCCTTTCATCTTACTCACTTATCCAATACCAATTGAAAACCTGCAAATCCACATCTAAACCCAGttattttcttcaaaatttccGGTGTGAGTGTCTTCGAGCTACCAAATCCTCTTCTCAAACCTCCCTTTGTCATCCTAACAACCTTTTTTCCACTGAAACCGCTCACCCATGTAGAAATTGCTTCATTACTCACAAAGCAACTGTACTCTGTGCTAGTTTTTCCCAAGAGCAGATTCCAGACCTCCAGGCTCTACCAACCTCGCAACTAAACCAGCTTCCCATGAGGAAAGacaatttttttggggaaacCATGATTACCCATTACCCAAATTGTTCAAAGAACCAACTCCCAATTTACAGAACTGTTTCTTTTGTCAAAATTGCGTCTACCCATTTCTCAGATTCTCTTAGAAACCATATTTTGGTTCTCGAAATGGCTTCTTTTCTTAAAAATTCTCTTAAACTCTACCTTTCCCTTGTGCTACTGGGCGTCTCTGCTCCATTCCCCAGCTTTGCCATTGAAGAAACTATACGAAATGAGGAGCTCCCAGGTAAAGTCAACCTGGAGTCCATTCTAATTGCAATTGATGATTTTTTCAACAGGAATCCATTTTTTGTCTCTGGAGTTACTTTCATTTGGCTTGTTGTGATTCCTCTAACTCAAAGATACCTGAAGAAATACAAGTTTATCTCTGCGATCGATGCTTTTAGGAAGCTCCGGGACAGCCCAAATGCCCAACTTTTGGATATTAGGGACAAAAGGAGTTTGCTATATCTCGGTTCTCCCAATTTGAAGATTTTAAAGAAGAGGGCAGTCAAGGTTCAGTTCtctaaaggaaaagaagaggattTTGTGGAGGAGGTGTTGAAGAATTTTAAGGATCCACAGAATACAACTCTCTGCATACTTGACAA CTTTGATGGTAATTCGATGGAAGTAGCTGAGTTATTGTTTAAGAATGGTTTCAAGGAGGCTTATGCCATCAAAGGTGGGCTTCGAGGAAAGGACGGGTGGCAG GAAATACAGGAAACCCTTTTGCCACCAGCTGTTCATGTTTTCCCGAAGAAGAAGGGTGACTCATCACAGCAACTTGAGGTAAATGGGGGTCTCAAAAGACAGACTGTTGAGAATGGCCAAGAACCCTCTTCTCCAACTGTTCATACAAGAGGAATCAAAATGGAAGCAACTGGACAAATAAAGACGACGGGATCTTATCCACAGACAAATCTTGACTCTGGACGACCGTTATCTCCATATCCAAAT TACCCAGATATGAAACCACCTTCTTCCCCAACTCCATCGAAGCCTTCAAGTTGA